A region of Streptomyces cinnamoneus DNA encodes the following proteins:
- a CDS encoding histone-like nucleoid-structuring protein Lsr2, whose product MAQKIITIVTDDLTGEEAEDAKTHSFSIDGVEYEIDLSSDSYEQMLQAFGPFVKAARKQSRGRRSGRHTTAARPTEDTAAIRAWAKENGYSVNDRGRVPAEIREAYSTAQ is encoded by the coding sequence TTGTTACCGACGACCTGACCGGGGAGGAGGCGGAGGACGCCAAGACGCACTCCTTCTCCATCGACGGCGTTGAGTACGAAATCGACCTCAGTTCCGACAGCTACGAGCAGATGCTGCAGGCCTTCGGCCCCTTCGTGAAGGCGGCGCGAAAGCAGAGCAGGGGGCGTAGGTCGGGGAGGCACACGACTGCGGCTCGTCCCACCGAGGACACGGCGGCCATCCGCGCCTGGGCGAAGGAGAACGGATACAGCGTCAACGACCGCGGCCGGGTGCCGGCTGAGATTCGAGAGGCCTACTCCACGGCCCAGTGA